A single Clostridium sp. AN503 DNA region contains:
- a CDS encoding tripartite tricarboxylate transporter permease, with translation MLEYIPYILQQVTVPFNLVLLLAGNIIGMIFGAIPGLSGTLAVMLFMPLTYSMDAGGAIVFLLALWVGGCSGAFIGSVLLGIPGSASAVATCFDGYPMSKAGKAGKALAIGMVASFIGTFFSAIAGALLSQKVADIAFMLGPWEYFGLCFVAITMVLAISKGNMFKGLTSASIGLLLASVGFSPIDAEPRFVFDNMYLMGGLGMTVVLIGVFGVSSIVLAYGRGFDPLPEVDTKSIKGIGITFKEIKENIVNIVRSWLVGLGIGFLPGMGAGLSNLVAYSMAKNASKTPESFGKGNPEGLWASECSNNAAIGGSMIPMAALGIPGDSTTALLIGALTIHGLEMGPMVFRNSGNIIYLMFAVVALCAVVCLVLQALGMRLFPQILKVPYHYMYPALLIISFISAYVDSSSLYKCGMMLVFAAIGILMAYGGLPTSPLILAFILGPTLESNMLKAFQNTGTAATFFTRPISCVFMIIGIGCVFSPIIKSVFAKAKKS, from the coding sequence ATGTTAGAGTATATTCCATATATCCTCCAGCAGGTGACGGTGCCGTTCAACCTGGTCCTTCTGCTGGCGGGAAATATCATCGGTATGATCTTCGGCGCGATCCCGGGACTCTCCGGAACGCTGGCGGTTATGCTGTTCATGCCCCTAACCTATTCCATGGACGCCGGCGGAGCCATCGTATTCCTCCTTGCCCTCTGGGTAGGCGGATGCTCCGGCGCATTCATCGGTTCGGTGCTCCTTGGCATTCCCGGCTCTGCTTCGGCAGTAGCCACCTGTTTTGACGGATATCCCATGAGTAAGGCGGGCAAAGCGGGAAAGGCGCTGGCAATTGGTATGGTCGCTTCCTTCATCGGCACCTTTTTCAGTGCCATCGCAGGCGCGCTTTTAAGCCAGAAGGTTGCCGACATCGCATTCATGCTGGGGCCGTGGGAGTATTTTGGACTGTGTTTTGTAGCCATTACCATGGTGCTTGCCATCTCAAAGGGCAATATGTTCAAAGGGCTTACATCTGCTTCCATTGGGCTTTTGCTTGCCTCTGTGGGATTTTCCCCCATCGATGCGGAGCCAAGGTTCGTATTTGACAATATGTACCTGATGGGCGGGCTGGGCATGACCGTGGTGCTGATCGGTGTGTTCGGCGTCAGCAGCATTGTGCTGGCTTATGGCAGAGGCTTTGATCCGCTGCCGGAGGTAGACACCAAGTCTATCAAGGGGATTGGGATTACCTTTAAAGAAATAAAAGAGAATATAGTAAATATTGTCCGCTCCTGGCTGGTAGGCCTTGGGATCGGGTTCCTTCCGGGGATGGGAGCCGGTCTCTCCAACCTGGTGGCTTATTCCATGGCGAAGAATGCATCAAAGACCCCGGAATCGTTTGGCAAAGGAAATCCGGAAGGACTGTGGGCGTCCGAATGCTCCAACAATGCGGCGATCGGCGGCTCCATGATCCCCATGGCTGCCCTTGGCATCCCCGGCGATTCCACCACCGCGCTGCTGATCGGCGCCCTGACGATCCATGGACTGGAGATGGGGCCGATGGTATTTCGAAACAGCGGCAATATCATTTATCTGATGTTTGCAGTGGTTGCTCTCTGTGCGGTCGTCTGCCTGGTGCTTCAGGCCCTGGGTATGCGTCTGTTCCCACAGATTTTAAAGGTGCCGTATCACTATATGTATCCGGCTCTGCTGATCATCTCCTTTATCAGCGCATATGTGGATTCCAGCAGCCTGTATAAATGCGGAATGATGCTGGTGTTTGCTGCTATCGGCATCCTGATGGCATACGGCGGGCTGCCTACCTCTCCCTTGATCCTCGCATTCATTCTGGGACCGACGCTGGAGAGCAACATGTTAAAAGCGTTCCAGAACACGGGGACGGCGGCGACATTCTTCACAAGACCGATTTCCTGTGTATTCATGATCATCGGGATTGGCTGTGTGTTTTCACCGATCATAAAGAGCGTGTTCGCGAAAGCCAAAAAGAGTTAA
- a CDS encoding LysR family transcriptional regulator translates to MDLRQIENIITIEQEQSISRAAEKLFLTQSALNQQLLKLERELGTPLFERRKHSMIPTLAGRIYLNTAKQMISMKQDTYRIIHDISEEKIGEISVAFTPEMGAMMFSHIYPVFHEKYPDITFRIQEVRGKKMEQLLLQREVTFAFAIYYDNTKHPELDYIDMESERMVLGLPSSHPLAYMGGDRSYETFPPIDLKLLKKDKFVLLSKETKMRDMIDLAFIHAGFHPDILFESTTTRTAFNMVSKQIAPAFFPQSYVDPQAPIVYFSVNPQQTWMRSVAFLKGCYMTKPEKYFIGLGIEYMRGMLHETMQPKKE, encoded by the coding sequence ATGGATTTACGTCAGATTGAAAATATCATTACGATCGAACAGGAACAGAGCATTTCCCGGGCGGCGGAAAAGCTTTTCCTCACCCAGTCCGCATTGAACCAGCAGCTTCTTAAACTGGAACGGGAACTGGGGACCCCGCTGTTTGAACGCCGCAAACACAGCATGATCCCAACTCTGGCAGGGCGTATTTATCTGAATACAGCCAAACAGATGATAAGCATGAAGCAGGATACCTACCGGATCATTCATGACATCTCTGAAGAGAAGATCGGAGAGATATCGGTTGCCTTCACGCCTGAGATGGGCGCCATGATGTTTTCCCATATTTATCCCGTTTTTCACGAAAAATATCCGGATATTACATTCCGGATCCAGGAAGTGCGCGGCAAAAAGATGGAACAGCTTTTGCTCCAGCGGGAAGTGACCTTTGCATTTGCTATCTACTATGACAACACGAAACATCCCGAACTGGACTACATCGATATGGAGTCAGAACGCATGGTACTTGGTCTTCCTTCCAGCCATCCGCTCGCTTATATGGGAGGAGACCGCAGTTATGAGACCTTCCCTCCTATAGACTTAAAGCTGCTTAAAAAAGATAAATTTGTCCTGCTCTCTAAAGAGACCAAGATGCGGGACATGATCGACCTTGCTTTTATACATGCAGGCTTTCACCCGGACATACTGTTTGAATCCACCACTACCCGGACTGCCTTCAATATGGTTTCCAAGCAGATCGCTCCCGCCTTTTTTCCGCAGTCTTATGTGGATCCACAGGCTCCTATCGTATACTTTTCGGTGAATCCTCAACAAACCTGGATGCGCAGCGTTGCCTTTTTAAAGGGATGCTATATGACTAAGCCGGAAAAGTATTTTATCGGTTTGGGGATTGAATATATGAGGGGAATGTTGCATGAAACGATGCAGCCAAAAAAGGAATGA
- a CDS encoding tripartite tricarboxylate transporter TctB family protein gives MKLKRDQITGAVLVLLGIIVAVLVSQFKVPFAASYPGPKALPMIAVAGFIVCGAGIFVESTKSQKEEPVFLVKEGWLRVLASIGLLALYILGMKYVGYLVMTPVICYALTTLYAKGSSSTLKGRLIYTVLLTAAIYVIYVFAFGLGVPMGELFG, from the coding sequence ATGAAATTAAAACGAGACCAAATTACAGGCGCAGTCCTTGTGCTGCTGGGAATCATAGTGGCGGTCCTGGTCAGTCAGTTCAAGGTGCCGTTTGCGGCATCATACCCGGGACCCAAGGCCCTGCCGATGATCGCCGTAGCCGGATTCATTGTGTGCGGCGCAGGTATTTTTGTGGAGTCAACAAAAAGCCAGAAGGAGGAACCGGTATTTCTTGTGAAGGAAGGATGGCTCCGTGTCCTGGCCTCCATCGGACTGCTGGCTCTGTATATTCTTGGAATGAAGTATGTGGGCTATCTGGTGATGACGCCGGTGATCTGCTATGCGCTTACGACCTTATACGCGAAGGGCAGCAGTTCCACGCTGAAAGGCAGGCTGATCTACACGGTCCTGCTGACCGCGGCTATCTATGTCATCTATGTATTTGCCTTCGGTCTGGGCGTCCCTATGGGGGAACTGTTCGGCTGA
- a CDS encoding TetR-like C-terminal domain-containing protein — protein sequence MGYDGNYRIMTYDRHLAEQHFENRFIEYHMEFFKSGLTKIIKMWLENGCQETPEEMFEIIKSEYRGREEFFAG from the coding sequence CTGGGATATGACGGAAACTACCGGATCATGACCTATGACCGCCATCTGGCAGAGCAGCATTTTGAAAACCGTTTTATCGAATATCATATGGAATTTTTCAAAAGCGGACTTACAAAGATCATAAAAATGTGGCTGGAAAACGGCTGTCAGGAAACGCCGGAGGAGATGTTTGAGATCATAAAAAGTGAGTACCGCGGTCGCGAGGAATTCTTTGCAGGGTGA
- a CDS encoding metallo-dependent hydrolase: protein MSACLIKGGKVYNPQLHCFELRDLAVQDGVLAERLEGTDIITVDASDCIVTPGLIDYHVHYFNHGTENGVNPDVASFPCGITTVVDGGSCGAANYELYRKSVMAYSDVRILNALLTASGGQGTDQYPENLEARYFDTEKIKALFRKYPDNLVGLKTRLSKGIIEGKEAEESLEATVGLAEKLNCNVIVHITNPSIPLEHLAARLRPGDVICHAYQSIGETILDNEGRVRSGLQKARGRGVLFDASNGRKNYDLDVCKKALEQGFYPDIISSDINSSSCYTQPLHSLPRIMSRYLDMGMSLEQVLDTVTLNPARVLGRMDLVSLESKTTADLAIFKLKKRKVDHRDFAGHTFCGTQILVPQWTMKGGRVMYCQADFC from the coding sequence GTGAGTGCATGTTTGATAAAAGGCGGAAAAGTTTATAATCCGCAGCTTCACTGCTTTGAACTCCGGGATCTGGCTGTGCAGGACGGCGTACTTGCCGAGCGGCTGGAGGGGACGGATATTATCACGGTGGATGCATCTGACTGTATCGTGACCCCAGGACTGATTGACTACCATGTACATTATTTTAATCATGGTACAGAAAACGGGGTGAATCCGGATGTGGCATCATTCCCCTGTGGAATCACCACGGTGGTGGATGGCGGAAGCTGTGGGGCGGCAAATTATGAGTTATACAGAAAAAGTGTGATGGCATACAGCGATGTCCGGATTTTGAATGCTCTTTTGACAGCCAGCGGCGGACAGGGAACGGATCAGTATCCGGAAAATCTGGAGGCGCGGTATTTTGATACAGAGAAGATAAAAGCCTTGTTCAGAAAGTATCCCGACAATCTGGTTGGTTTGAAAACCAGGTTGTCTAAAGGGATTATTGAAGGAAAGGAAGCGGAGGAATCTCTGGAGGCAACTGTAGGTCTGGCAGAAAAGTTGAACTGCAATGTGATTGTACATATTACAAATCCATCCATTCCTCTGGAACATCTTGCTGCAAGACTGCGGCCAGGTGATGTGATCTGCCATGCCTATCAGTCCATAGGCGAGACGATTCTGGATAATGAGGGAAGGGTGAGGAGCGGATTGCAGAAGGCAAGGGGGCGCGGGGTGCTGTTTGATGCCAGTAACGGACGAAAAAACTATGACCTGGATGTCTGTAAAAAAGCGCTGGAGCAGGGATTTTACCCGGATATTATCAGTTCTGATATCAACAGCTCCTCATGTTACACGCAGCCGCTCCACAGCCTGCCACGGATCATGAGCCGGTATCTTGACATGGGCATGAGTCTGGAGCAGGTTCTGGACACAGTAACCCTAAATCCGGCGCGCGTGCTTGGAAGAATGGATCTGGTCTCTCTGGAGAGCAAAACCACTGCCGATCTTGCGATTTTTAAGTTAAAAAAAAGGAAAGTGGATCACAGGGATTTTGCCGGACATACATTTTGCGGAACACAGATTTTGGTTCCGCAATGGACAATGAAAGGCGGACGCGTCATGTACTGCCAGGCTGATTTTTGTTAG
- a CDS encoding TRAP transporter substrate-binding protein, whose product MKKTLSVILAVTMAASLTACGSSSSGSADSQAPAVTTAGKDASDGGQTASSEDYPEYHWTAAMTVAETTINYMMVEKFSELLNERTGGKVTVDIYPGGQLGNTTEFTEAVIGGSIDMGSGMTTDLVDFIPQYAIFDMPNLFENVEQMRTVLQGDFTDRMNEFNNKGGIQMLGYSDAGFRELTSNKAVHSLADLSGQKIRVMTNQYHIAYWNALGAAATPMQFTEVFMGLQQGTIDGEENPYMNIVGNNMQEVQKYVIETNHIGHIITFFMNNDLYQSLPENVKTLVDECAAEAVAYANAQADESIASYKKTCEDAGCEIITLDDAVMAELKEKAAVVYDMVKENLGEELVNELNAAIEAAK is encoded by the coding sequence ATGAAGAAAACATTATCAGTAATTTTGGCAGTAACTATGGCAGCATCCCTGACCGCTTGCGGATCTTCCTCTTCCGGGAGCGCAGACAGCCAGGCTCCGGCGGTAACCACAGCTGGGAAGGATGCATCAGATGGCGGTCAGACCGCATCCAGTGAGGATTATCCTGAATATCACTGGACCGCAGCAATGACCGTTGCAGAGACTACGATCAATTATATGATGGTAGAGAAATTTTCTGAGCTTTTGAATGAGCGCACCGGCGGCAAGGTTACAGTTGACATCTATCCGGGCGGTCAGTTGGGCAATACCACAGAGTTTACGGAGGCTGTAATTGGTGGTTCTATTGATATGGGGAGCGGCATGACCACAGACTTGGTTGATTTTATTCCCCAATATGCGATCTTTGACATGCCAAATCTCTTTGAAAATGTTGAGCAGATGAGAACGGTGTTGCAGGGTGATTTTACAGACAGAATGAACGAGTTTAATAATAAAGGCGGCATCCAGATGTTAGGCTATTCGGACGCGGGATTCCGTGAATTGACCAGCAACAAGGCGGTTCATTCCCTGGCAGATCTGTCTGGTCAGAAGATTCGTGTTATGACAAACCAATATCATATTGCATATTGGAATGCACTGGGAGCAGCAGCCACTCCCATGCAGTTTACGGAGGTTTTTATGGGCCTGCAGCAGGGCACCATCGACGGCGAGGAAAATCCTTACATGAATATTGTCGGAAATAACATGCAGGAAGTTCAAAAATACGTGATTGAGACAAACCATATCGGGCACATTATCACGTTCTTCATGAACAACGATTTGTACCAGAGCCTTCCGGAAAATGTGAAGACTTTAGTGGATGAATGTGCGGCAGAGGCAGTTGCGTATGCAAATGCACAGGCAGATGAGAGCATTGCTTCTTATAAAAAAACCTGCGAAGACGCGGGATGTGAGATCATCACCCTGGACGATGCAGTCATGGCAGAGTTGAAAGAAAAAGCAGCAGTTGTCTACGACATGGTAAAAGAGAACCTTGGCGAAGAACTTGTAAATGAACTGAATGCAGCAATCGAAGCAGCAAAATAA
- a CDS encoding TRAP transporter small permease: MKVIKWLDKNFELMILAGLLIIMSVLAFGNVIMRYFFHHALSWSDEVCCYCLALSAFFSLPCAVRMNSSIKVDTLTMILPKKAQKILGVICNVGMVLFLVWLMQGTTGIIRNAAKVGQASPALQIPLEWLYAVMAFTVALTILRYVEMTVLTLMGRDKNEEGEA, from the coding sequence ATGAAGGTTATTAAATGGCTTGACAAGAACTTTGAGCTGATGATCCTGGCAGGGCTGTTGATCATCATGAGCGTTCTTGCATTTGGAAATGTAATTATGCGTTACTTTTTCCATCATGCGCTGAGCTGGTCCGATGAGGTTTGCTGCTATTGCCTTGCACTGTCGGCATTTTTCAGCCTTCCCTGTGCGGTGCGGATGAACTCTAGCATCAAGGTGGACACATTGACCATGATTTTGCCGAAAAAAGCACAGAAAATTCTGGGTGTGATCTGCAACGTGGGGATGGTCTTGTTTCTGGTATGGCTGATGCAGGGAACCACCGGTATTATCCGAAACGCTGCAAAAGTAGGACAGGCCAGCCCGGCGCTGCAGATCCCGCTGGAATGGTTGTACGCTGTGATGGCATTCACCGTGGCGCTTACAATTCTGCGGTATGTTGAGATGACGGTTCTGACATTGATGGGCAGGGATAAGAATGAGGAGGGGGAAGCATAA
- a CDS encoding bacteriohemerythrin: protein MEAIFDDSLLTGDKMIDDQHRELISRINNLLLLCENEKPAKREAVETLDYLADYTEFHFKAEEELQEKIGYPAFEEHKKKHEELRQVVRDLYDMLEEQEGPSEDFVKQVNRNVVEWLYNHIRGFDRSVAEYRFMRDNENRI from the coding sequence ATGGAAGCTATATTTGATGATTCCTTATTGACAGGCGATAAGATGATAGACGACCAGCACCGGGAACTGATCAGCCGGATCAACAACCTGCTGCTGCTCTGCGAGAACGAGAAACCGGCTAAGCGGGAGGCGGTGGAGACCCTGGACTATCTGGCGGATTATACGGAGTTCCACTTTAAGGCGGAGGAAGAGCTTCAGGAGAAGATCGGCTATCCGGCTTTTGAGGAGCACAAAAAGAAGCATGAGGAGCTGCGACAGGTGGTGCGTGATCTGTACGACATGCTGGAAGAGCAGGAAGGCCCCAGCGAGGATTTTGTAAAGCAGGTCAACCGCAATGTGGTGGAGTGGCTGTACAACCATATCCGTGGGTTTGACCGTTCGGTAGCCGAGTACCGGTTCATGAGGGATAATGAAAACAGGATTTAA
- a CDS encoding LysR family transcriptional regulator: MDLKQLEYMVAIADHGNISKAAASLFITPSGLNQQLIKLEKELGVQLFYRNKHSLRMTQAGAIYVNGSREILHIRKNTYTQLDDLKGNTTGEIRLGLTHEHGIDLFTSVFPEFNRHFPGITFFLQEAIVAQQHTMIHNGELDLGIVMLDEKEKADMEYIKIFNENLVLGISRSHPMAKYASKPGEPLTVIDLSLFRDDKFSLIFSGSTMRRVLDPVFKQAGFQPKIQIETAMNHALVKLVRIGLCCTIIPQSRAEIDKNSEEIAWFYLSSRPNWNVYFVHRRDTQFSEATRFFIQLAQIYGVTLEQNQ, encoded by the coding sequence ATGGACTTAAAACAACTGGAATATATGGTAGCAATCGCTGATCATGGGAATATCTCCAAAGCCGCCGCATCCCTTTTCATCACGCCATCCGGTCTGAATCAGCAGCTGATCAAATTGGAAAAAGAGCTGGGAGTACAGTTATTTTATCGAAACAAACATAGCCTGCGGATGACGCAGGCGGGAGCTATCTACGTAAATGGCTCCAGAGAAATTCTTCACATTCGCAAAAACACCTATACGCAACTAGATGATTTAAAAGGGAATACCACAGGCGAAATCCGTCTCGGGCTTACCCATGAACATGGGATCGACCTATTCACCTCCGTTTTTCCGGAATTTAACCGCCATTTTCCCGGGATTACCTTTTTTCTGCAGGAAGCCATTGTGGCTCAACAGCACACCATGATTCACAACGGGGAATTGGATCTGGGAATTGTTATGCTGGATGAAAAAGAAAAAGCAGATATGGAATATATCAAAATTTTTAATGAAAATCTAGTACTTGGAATCTCCCGCAGCCATCCTATGGCAAAATATGCCTCGAAACCGGGAGAACCTCTTACGGTCATTGATTTAAGCTTGTTTCGGGATGATAAATTCTCCCTGATCTTCTCCGGCTCCACCATGCGCCGGGTGCTGGATCCCGTATTTAAACAGGCCGGATTTCAACCGAAGATCCAGATTGAAACCGCCATGAATCACGCTCTGGTAAAGCTTGTCCGCATTGGGCTGTGCTGCACCATCATCCCCCAGTCGCGTGCGGAAATTGATAAAAACAGTGAGGAAATCGCCTGGTTTTATCTTTCCTCCCGCCCCAACTGGAATGTATATTTCGTCCACCGCAGGGACACGCAGTTCAGCGAAGCGACTCGATTTTTTATTCAATTGGCTCAGATTTACGGGGTAACATTGGAACAAAACCAATAA
- a CDS encoding TRAP transporter large permease — MAIGVFFIIMATLLVIAMPVGGVFGIMSILPSLMNPDFAYSSVDVARSMFAGMNSFTLLAVPLFMVSGMIMAEGGISEKLFNFFAYFIGNKTAGFPCAVIVTCMFYAAISGSSPATVSAVGAMTIPFLVSMGYEKIFAAAIVTVAGGLGVIIPPSISYIVYAAAANASPSRLFTAGIVPGILIGVSLMFYSWIYCRRHGEDKEKLQKNYEKIRAKGFLPLLKECFWALLTPVIILGTIYSGICSPTESAVISVFYGLFVCIFIYKSIRIRDLGQVFMKGAKTYVNILFVIAAATSFARCLTMLRYPQSISQSVLSVSDNAIVILLIMNMIMLVCGMIIDNIPNIMILTPILVPIATAVGVDPVHFGIIMTCNLAIGMVTPPMGINLFVASGMTKIPVLRLARATVPFLIAFFISLMLITFVPQLSMFLPSILG, encoded by the coding sequence ATGGCAATCGGAGTATTCTTTATCATCATGGCAACTCTTCTGGTCATTGCAATGCCGGTGGGCGGTGTATTTGGTATTATGTCTATCCTGCCAAGCCTTATGAATCCGGATTTTGCATACAGCTCCGTGGATGTGGCGCGAAGTATGTTTGCAGGCATGAACAGTTTTACCCTTCTGGCAGTGCCGCTGTTTATGGTATCCGGCATGATTATGGCAGAGGGCGGTATATCTGAAAAGCTTTTTAACTTCTTTGCCTATTTTATCGGCAATAAAACTGCAGGTTTTCCCTGCGCTGTTATCGTAACATGCATGTTTTATGCGGCTATTTCCGGCTCGTCACCGGCAACGGTTTCTGCCGTGGGGGCCATGACGATTCCATTTCTGGTGAGCATGGGCTATGAAAAGATTTTCGCCGCCGCAATCGTAACGGTTGCAGGCGGGTTGGGCGTAATTATCCCGCCCAGTATTTCTTACATCGTGTATGCGGCTGCGGCGAATGCCTCGCCTTCCAGACTGTTTACCGCAGGGATAGTTCCTGGCATTCTGATCGGAGTTAGCCTGATGTTTTACAGCTGGATATATTGCAGGCGCCACGGCGAGGATAAAGAAAAGCTCCAGAAGAATTATGAGAAGATTCGTGCAAAAGGATTCCTGCCGTTATTAAAAGAATGTTTCTGGGCGCTGCTTACACCGGTAATTATTCTGGGAACCATTTATTCCGGAATCTGCAGTCCGACGGAGTCTGCGGTTATCAGTGTGTTCTACGGGCTGTTTGTGTGCATCTTTATTTATAAAAGCATCCGCATACGTGATTTGGGGCAGGTATTTATGAAAGGGGCAAAAACCTACGTCAATATCCTGTTTGTGATTGCAGCGGCAACCTCGTTTGCGCGATGCTTAACCATGCTGCGTTACCCACAGTCTATCAGCCAGTCGGTATTGTCTGTTTCCGACAATGCCATTGTGATCCTGCTGATTATGAATATGATTATGCTGGTGTGCGGTATGATTATCGACAATATACCGAATATTATGATTCTAACCCCGATTCTGGTGCCGATCGCGACGGCAGTGGGTGTGGATCCGGTTCACTTTGGTATTATCATGACCTGCAATCTGGCAATCGGCATGGTTACGCCGCCCATGGGTATCAATTTGTTTGTGGCATCCGGCATGACCAAGATTCCGGTATTGCGTTTGGCCAGGGCTACAGTTCCGTTTTTAATTGCATTTTTTATTTCATTGATGTTAATTACATTTGTTCCACAGCTCAGTATGTTCTTGCCCAGTATTTTGGGCTAA
- a CDS encoding tripartite tricarboxylate transporter substrate-binding protein, with protein METVRTSKNDGSKLLQFHTTMLIKTATGVYDKSAADDFKIIGVSQGTDKAQYTFVVSAGSGIATLEDFLKAAESKEMKLGVETGGTSHIMTGMFVKASGINAKYVEAGSDTEKLTALVGGTIDGAMVNANQAKQYVESGKAVALAVVSNGDEGARSTVLPDVPSFEEQGVDCTFATVNLFCGPKDMSEETAKKLYDYYAAAAASEEVNKTLEPAGMAMEFMAYEEGPKLVAELQANINTVVEELGLKQK; from the coding sequence ATGGAGACGGTGCGCACATCGAAAAATGACGGAAGCAAGCTTCTGCAGTTCCATACGACCATGCTGATCAAGACTGCGACCGGAGTCTATGATAAGAGCGCGGCGGATGATTTTAAGATCATCGGCGTATCCCAGGGTACAGACAAAGCGCAGTATACCTTTGTGGTATCGGCGGGCAGCGGCATTGCAACCCTGGAAGATTTTTTGAAGGCGGCAGAAAGCAAAGAAATGAAGCTGGGTGTGGAGACAGGCGGAACCAGCCATATCATGACCGGTATGTTCGTGAAAGCATCCGGGATCAACGCAAAATATGTGGAGGCAGGTTCCGATACGGAGAAGCTGACGGCCTTAGTGGGCGGGACCATTGACGGCGCTATGGTAAATGCAAACCAGGCGAAGCAGTATGTGGAGTCCGGCAAGGCAGTTGCCCTGGCGGTGGTCAGCAACGGCGACGAGGGAGCCAGAAGCACGGTTCTGCCGGACGTTCCTTCTTTTGAGGAGCAGGGCGTCGACTGTACCTTTGCCACCGTAAACCTGTTCTGCGGGCCTAAGGATATGAGCGAGGAGACAGCGAAGAAGCTGTATGATTATTATGCCGCAGCCGCAGCCAGCGAGGAAGTAAATAAGACCCTGGAACCGGCGGGTATGGCGATGGAATTCATGGCCTATGAGGAAGGGCCGAAGCTGGTGGCAGAGTTACAGGCAAACATCAATACTGTGGTAGAGGAACTCGGGTTAAAACAGAAGTAA
- a CDS encoding MBL fold metallo-hydrolase translates to MPFHCTPAIPHPVETLAYEPWTLAVEPFQVSPQTWYVAGQTWVGCYLIDTGAGLILIDTAIPESTYLMVDSIYKLGYKLDDIKLILISHAHFDHCGAAAQMKELTGAKLYLSHEDHEFMKACPEETMVLDKDSHPQMFEPDCYYADDQPITLGNITIHTMLTPGHTIGCTSFFWSEKNPVNGEIYQIAMHGGVGANTMNDEYYADSKYLTPALRERFLDDAEKLKKIHVDIALPSHPNQIEIMDRAGTYTHETQPYLDSTVWNQFVDERVRQVKALMK, encoded by the coding sequence ATGCCGTTTCATTGTACCCCTGCAATCCCGCATCCGGTGGAGACCCTGGCCTATGAGCCGTGGACCCTTGCTGTGGAACCGTTTCAGGTATCGCCGCAGACATGGTATGTGGCAGGGCAGACCTGGGTGGGCTGTTATCTGATCGATACGGGAGCCGGCCTGATCCTGATCGACACCGCCATACCGGAGAGCACGTATCTGATGGTGGATTCAATCTACAAACTGGGATATAAGCTGGATGACATCAAGCTGATCCTGATCAGCCATGCGCACTTTGACCACTGCGGGGCAGCCGCCCAGATGAAAGAACTGACCGGGGCAAAGCTTTATCTGTCCCATGAGGATCACGAATTTATGAAAGCCTGTCCGGAGGAGACCATGGTACTTGACAAGGACTCCCATCCGCAGATGTTTGAGCCGGACTGTTACTATGCGGACGATCAGCCGATCACCCTGGGCAATATCACCATACATACCATGCTGACGCCCGGCCATACCATCGGCTGCACCAGTTTTTTCTGGAGTGAGAAAAATCCGGTAAACGGTGAGATCTACCAGATCGCCATGCATGGAGGCGTGGGAGCTAATACCATGAATGATGAGTATTATGCTGACAGTAAATATTTAACACCCGCGCTCAGGGAGAGATTCCTGGATGATGCGGAGAAACTAAAGAAAATTCATGTGGATATCGCGCTGCCCAGCCATCCGAACCAGATCGAGATCATGGACCGTGCAGGAACCTATACCCATGAGACGCAGCCCTATCTGGACAGTACAGTCTGGAACCAGTTTGTGGATGAGCGGGTGCGGCAGGTGAAAGCCCTGATGAAATAG